A portion of the Maylandia zebra isolate NMK-2024a linkage group LG9, Mzebra_GT3a, whole genome shotgun sequence genome contains these proteins:
- the LOC112435292 gene encoding uncharacterized protein LOC112435292, which yields MSFAEKDQHGARSQRSQEADKPHRRKRDKTYTCDDCGKGFTWKVSLKKHQVIHTGERPFSCDLCGKSFRQPGSLKRHQLIHSGVKEHTCNQCGKCFSRKEGLEEHKRIHSGVKQYSCDQCGKVFAHRSGLWTHQVAHSGIKAYSCEVCGKTFSQVGHRNAHLRIHTKEDVYYCEQCGKVFMTNRDLKIHKFTHTGERPYKCDVCDKAFKDPSSLKAHQQIHTRKKLYKCSYCEKQSDTDGSSSQPCHHCGGGKAFHCDICGKTFNWQRSPKIHLRRHTGHKLKYCKECGKGFPTAGELKRHELIHSSIKTNLCDQCGSSFTTAGELKAHKRVHTGEKPYKCRHCDRSFSRANTRNDHERTHIEGNFSCDQCDKSFKNLSSYSKHKRSHSANKLFQCDQCAKPFTSLSALTKHLHDHAGLKSLLPLDHNKSEQTERTSS from the exons ATGAGTTTCGCAGAAAAG gaccaacatggagcgagaagtcagcgctctcaggaggccgacaaacctcacagaagaaagagagacaAAACATACACCTGTGACGATTGTGGGAAAGGTTTTACCTGGAAGgtctcattaaaaaaacatcaagtcattcacactggagagagaccgtttagctgtgacttgtgtggaaagtcttttagaCAGCCTGGAAGTTTAAAAAGACACCAGCTCATTCATAGTGGAGTTAAAGAACATACTTGCAATCAGTGTGGGAAGTGTTTCTCTCGGAAAGAAGGGTTGGAAGAGCACAAACGTATCCACAGTGGCGTTAAAcagtacagctgtgatcagtgtggtaaAGTCTTTGCTCACCGTAGCGGCTTATGGACTCATCAAGTtgcccactctggaattaaggcatacagctgtgaggtTTGTGGAAAAACCTTCAGCCAAGTAGGGCACCGAAAtgcacacctacgcattcacaccaaagaGGATGTGTACtactgtgaacagtgtggaaaAGTGTTTATGACAAACAGAGACTTAAAAATCCACAAATTCActcacactggagagagaccttataaatgtgacGTGTGCGATAAGGCTTTTAAAGATCCAAGTTCCCTCAAAGcgcaccaacagatccacaccaggaagaaactctacaagtgcagttactgcgag aagcagagcgacacagatggatccagttctcaaccctgtcatcactgtggtggtgggaaagcgTTTCATTGTgacatttgtggaaaaactttcaattGGCAAAGGAGCCCAAAAATACATctacgtagacacactggacaCAAACTCAagtactgcaaagaatgtgggaaaGGCTTCCCCACAGCAGGCGAATTAAAGCGCCATGAACTCATTCACAGTAGCATTAAAACGAACCTCTGTgaccagtgtgggtcatccttcaccactgcaggtgAGCTTAAAGCTCataaacgagtccacacaggagagaaaccatacaagtgcagacactgtgacagaagCTTCTCTCGTGCAAATACTCGTAATGatcatgaacgtacacacattGAAGGAAActtcagctgtgaccagtgtgacaagagcttcaagaatctcagttcatactccaaACACAAACGATCGCACTCTGCAAATAAGCTATTTCAGTGTGACCAATGTGCAAAACCGTTCACTTCATTATCTGCTCTGACCAAACATTTGCATGATCATGCAGGACTAAAATCTTTGCTGCCATTGGATCACAACAAATCTGAACAGACAGAAAGAACCTCTTCCTGA